Proteins encoded together in one uncultured Desulfosarcina sp. window:
- a CDS encoding ABC transporter substrate-binding protein, translating into MKKRSSILIALFLSTAMIIGVPALASDSILIGISKIVAHPALDAIEKGIQEVVKAEHPDARFDLQNANGEMSTASSIAQKFKSENVTLAVGIATPTAQALVNALKDRPVIYSAVTDPAGAGLVASTDKGEKNVTGISDMTPVKAQIELLNRIKPIETLGHVYTSSEANAVSLANIAREVCQQMGIKFVETTVSNSAEVKQAVQTIAGRVDGIYISNDNTVVSALAAVASVAKKYKIPVMSADPSSAQTTPVLAAWGHDYYKMGRATGRLVNRILKGEKPETIPTIFMTDASDVDLLINLDVANELGLMFPEDVIEKANTIVEDGKLIKQ; encoded by the coding sequence ATGAAAAAGCGCAGCTCGATACTGATCGCTCTGTTTTTGTCCACCGCCATGATCATTGGCGTTCCCGCGCTTGCATCCGATTCGATTCTGATCGGCATCTCCAAAATCGTGGCCCACCCGGCCCTGGACGCCATCGAAAAAGGCATTCAGGAGGTAGTCAAGGCCGAGCACCCCGATGCGCGCTTCGATCTCCAGAACGCCAACGGTGAAATGTCCACGGCGTCGTCTATTGCCCAGAAGTTCAAGTCCGAGAACGTGACCCTGGCCGTGGGCATTGCCACACCCACGGCGCAGGCCCTGGTCAATGCCCTCAAGGACCGTCCGGTGATTTACAGCGCCGTTACCGATCCGGCCGGGGCCGGATTGGTCGCCTCGACAGACAAAGGCGAAAAGAATGTAACCGGCATCTCCGACATGACGCCGGTCAAAGCCCAGATTGAACTGCTCAACCGCATCAAGCCCATCGAAACACTGGGGCACGTGTACACCAGCAGCGAGGCCAACGCGGTCAGCCTGGCCAACATCGCCCGCGAGGTGTGCCAACAAATGGGCATCAAATTTGTGGAAACCACCGTCTCCAATTCCGCCGAAGTCAAACAGGCCGTTCAGACCATCGCCGGCCGGGTGGACGGTATTTACATCTCCAACGACAACACCGTCGTATCGGCTCTGGCCGCCGTTGCCAGTGTGGCCAAAAAATACAAGATCCCGGTGATGTCGGCCGATCCCAGCAGCGCCCAAACCACCCCCGTATTAGCTGCCTGGGGACATGATTACTACAAGATGGGACGGGCCACCGGACGTCTGGTGAACCGCATTCTCAAGGGGGAAAAGCCGGAAACCATTCCCACGATTTTCATGACGGATGCCTCGGATGTGGACCTGCTGATCAACCTGGATGTGGCCAACGAATTGGGGCTGATGTTCCCGGAAGATGTGATTGAAAAGGCCAATACGATTGTCGAGGATGGGAAATTGATTAAGCAGTAG
- a CDS encoding type II toxin-antitoxin system RelE/ParE family toxin, with the protein MNVHWTDNAIEHLANIYEYIAVNSPTYAKRMVDRITRRSSQIGDSPLSGRMVPEYQAQDIRELIETPYRIIYRVKQNQIDVLAIIHGARLLSGEL; encoded by the coding sequence ATGAATGTTCACTGGACCGACAACGCCATTGAGCACCTGGCTAACATTTACGAGTACATTGCCGTAAACTCGCCAACCTATGCCAAAAGGATGGTGGACAGGATTACCCGGCGTTCATCACAAATTGGCGACAGCCCGCTATCGGGGCGCATGGTCCCCGAGTATCAGGCCCAAGACATTCGAGAATTGATTGAAACCCCCTACCGGATTATCTACCGCGTCAAACAAAACCAAATCGATGTGCTGGCGATTATCCACGGAGCACGATTGCTGTCTGGCGAGCTTTAA
- a CDS encoding Trp family transcriptional regulator: protein MNATTRELIDIFVHTRDRRDMEILFKEIFTPSEIDTLTLRWQLLKDLYEGKTQRKIAAEHKISLCKITRGSKLLKAKGSFLKKVLDDYYEAKEKD from the coding sequence ATGAATGCCACTACCCGGGAATTGATCGATATCTTCGTCCACACCCGTGACCGCAGGGATATGGAGATTCTTTTCAAGGAGATCTTCACCCCCAGCGAAATCGATACCCTCACCCTGCGCTGGCAGCTCCTCAAGGATCTTTACGAAGGCAAAACCCAGCGCAAAATTGCCGCCGAACACAAAATCAGCCTCTGCAAAATCACCCGCGGTTCCAAACTGCTCAAAGCCAAAGGCAGCTTCCTGAAAAAAGTTCTGGACGACTACTACGAAGCGAAAGAAAAGGATTGA
- a CDS encoding nitroreductase family protein, with the protein MALLTIDESTCNRDGICAAVCPTGTIDFSKGEVPRLVNDAREYCIACGHCVAVCPTASISHEKMSPDQCPPIRPELRLTAEQCEQFLRSRRSIRRYKDEPVDRSKIQKIIEIASHAPSGHNSQSAQWRVIDNRDRIEMLAATVIEWMRWMMDNQPEVAAVLHMARAVERWEAGDDVILRGAPALVVAHAPKNDFAAPPACTIALAYMELAAVPMGLGACWAGYFWAASQGFPAMVKALDLPSGHRCYGALMVGYPRFTYQRLPLRRQPVVSWWDEG; encoded by the coding sequence ATGGCCCTGTTGACCATAGATGAGAGCACCTGCAATCGGGACGGGATCTGTGCAGCCGTTTGTCCCACAGGCACCATCGACTTCTCCAAGGGAGAGGTGCCGCGGTTGGTCAACGATGCCCGGGAGTATTGCATCGCCTGTGGGCACTGCGTGGCCGTATGCCCGACGGCCAGCATCTCCCACGAGAAAATGTCGCCCGATCAATGCCCGCCGATTCGGCCGGAACTTCGATTGACGGCCGAGCAGTGCGAACAGTTTCTTCGCAGCCGCAGATCCATCCGGCGCTATAAGGATGAACCGGTCGACCGCAGTAAAATTCAAAAGATCATCGAAATCGCCAGCCATGCCCCGTCGGGGCACAATTCGCAAAGCGCCCAGTGGCGGGTGATCGACAACCGGGACCGGATCGAAATGCTGGCCGCCACGGTAATCGAATGGATGCGCTGGATGATGGACAACCAGCCCGAAGTGGCGGCCGTGCTTCACATGGCAAGGGCGGTCGAGCGCTGGGAAGCCGGTGACGACGTGATCCTGCGCGGCGCCCCGGCATTGGTCGTGGCCCATGCCCCGAAAAATGACTTTGCGGCACCCCCGGCCTGCACCATCGCTTTGGCCTACATGGAACTGGCCGCAGTTCCCATGGGGCTGGGGGCCTGCTGGGCGGGTTATTTCTGGGCGGCATCCCAGGGTTTCCCCGCCATGGTCAAGGCTCTCGACCTTCCATCAGGGCATCGCTGTTACGGAGCACTGATGGTGGGGTATCCTCGCTTTACTTACCAGCGTCTGCCGCTGCGCAGGCAGCCGGTGGTTTCCTGGTGGGATGAAGGTTGA
- a CDS encoding ABC transporter permease: MLEGIFVEGLIYAIMALGVFFTFRILDFPDLTVDGSFPMGAVIMATSLTAGQNPLFGLLLAFGGGVLAGFVTAAIHNRLKVPHLLAGILTMTMLYSVNIRILDNRANLPLLRMDTVLTHVTAAAGNLIPADWAALIFFIVVVLAIKLALDLFFHTDMGLVFGALGNNEQMVRVQGVNPATLKLIGVGLSNGLVALSGAFAAQYQGFADVNLGQGIVVSGLASVMLGEFIIKSNRIGLLTLRVILGAILFKAIMYLGRFYGYYINMTPNDLKLISGILIIASLAVTNYRRIRGKGGTAA, from the coding sequence ATGCTTGAAGGAATTTTTGTCGAAGGGCTGATTTACGCCATCATGGCCCTGGGCGTGTTTTTCACCTTCCGCATCCTCGATTTCCCGGACCTGACCGTGGACGGCAGCTTTCCCATGGGTGCCGTGATCATGGCCACCTCCCTGACCGCCGGCCAGAACCCGCTTTTCGGATTGCTGCTGGCTTTCGGCGGCGGCGTGCTGGCCGGATTCGTCACGGCGGCCATCCACAACCGGCTCAAGGTGCCCCACCTTCTGGCCGGCATTCTTACCATGACCATGCTCTACTCGGTCAACATCCGCATCCTGGACAACCGCGCCAACCTCCCTTTGCTGCGGATGGACACGGTTCTCACCCATGTTACCGCTGCCGCCGGGAATCTGATCCCCGCCGATTGGGCCGCGCTGATCTTCTTTATTGTGGTGGTGCTGGCCATCAAGCTGGCTCTGGACCTTTTCTTCCACACCGACATGGGGCTGGTATTCGGCGCCCTGGGCAACAACGAGCAGATGGTCCGGGTTCAGGGGGTCAATCCGGCCACCCTCAAGCTTATCGGCGTGGGATTGTCCAACGGACTGGTGGCGCTTTCCGGCGCATTTGCGGCCCAGTATCAGGGATTCGCCGACGTCAATCTGGGGCAGGGGATCGTGGTGTCGGGCCTGGCTTCGGTGATGCTGGGCGAATTCATCATCAAGTCCAACCGGATCGGTCTGCTTACCCTGCGGGTGATCCTGGGGGCCATCCTGTTCAAGGCCATCATGTACCTGGGCCGCTTCTATGGGTACTATATCAACATGACGCCCAACGATCTCAAGCTGATCTCCGGCATCCTGATTATCGCCTCCCTGGCGGTGACCAATTACCGCCGCATCCGGGGCAAGGGAGGGACGGCCGCATGA
- a CDS encoding amidohydrolase family protein, which translates to MIIDFHVHTFPAEIRDHRENFFDGEPEFKLLYESPKSKLVSAENIVAMMDEQEVDLSVVFGFPWRNPETCRLNNDYVIDAVSRHPDRLRGMCCVDSLNPDAAEEVQRCLDAGLSGVGELAFYGCGIDGECQLSLDPIMAMCRERDVPVLLHTNEEVGHLYPGKTPNTMIQIYETVSRFPDNTIVLAHWGGGIFFYNLLKKAVKETLKNVWYDTAASPFLYESRIYPYARDLVGIDKVLLGTDYPLLKPARYFKEMREGGLTRKEMDAVCGQNAAGLLKLPL; encoded by the coding sequence ATGATCATCGACTTTCACGTACACACCTTTCCCGCTGAAATCAGGGATCACCGGGAGAACTTTTTCGACGGCGAACCCGAATTCAAACTGCTTTACGAATCCCCCAAATCCAAGCTGGTGTCCGCGGAAAATATCGTCGCCATGATGGACGAGCAGGAGGTGGATCTTTCGGTGGTATTCGGCTTTCCCTGGCGCAACCCCGAGACCTGCCGGCTGAACAACGATTACGTCATCGATGCGGTCAGCCGCCACCCCGACCGCCTGCGGGGGATGTGCTGTGTGGACAGCCTCAACCCCGACGCGGCCGAAGAAGTGCAGCGCTGCCTGGACGCCGGGCTCAGCGGCGTAGGCGAACTGGCCTTTTACGGGTGCGGCATCGACGGCGAATGCCAGCTGAGCCTGGACCCCATCATGGCCATGTGCCGGGAGCGCGACGTGCCGGTGCTGCTGCACACCAACGAGGAGGTCGGCCACCTCTACCCCGGCAAGACCCCCAACACCATGATCCAGATTTACGAAACCGTTTCGCGCTTCCCGGACAACACCATCGTCCTGGCCCACTGGGGCGGCGGCATCTTTTTTTACAATCTGCTGAAAAAAGCGGTCAAGGAAACCCTCAAGAATGTCTGGTACGACACCGCCGCCTCGCCGTTTCTCTACGAAAGCCGCATCTACCCATACGCCAGGGACCTGGTGGGCATCGACAAGGTCCTGCTGGGCACGGACTATCCGCTGCTTAAACCGGCCCGCTATTTCAAGGAGATGCGTGAAGGCGGTTTGACTCGGAAGGAAATGGATGCGGTCTGCGGACAGAATGCCGCCGGCCTGCTGAAACTGCCGCTGTAA
- a CDS encoding M48 family metalloprotease, which yields MHRHRRSINGLSRREFLAMTGMAATGLVMGCATNPVTGRSQFMIMSEEQEIAVDRKSAPHQFSSDYGIVQDRSLENYIQATGKRMAPNTHRPQMPYNFHCVNANYVNAYAFPGGSIACTRGILLDLENEAELGALLGHELGHVNARHTAAIMSKAQVANMAVGGLAILTSVAVGSTAGNLAGQLGQLGSGALLASYSRDNERQADSLGMEYMARSGYGPQGMVGLMEMLNNMNQHKTSSVELLFATHPMSAERYRTAVKEATNDYQRYNGQPLNRERFMDNTAELRKKRGAIKKMQDGETAMGKEAYGQAESLFKEALAQTPDDYAGLLLMAKCQLMQKKNAEAERYVERAKQAYPEEAQGYHISGITKIRNKQYEAAYQDFSAYEKRLPGNPNTIFFQGLSLEGMEQVEQSARAYNSYLQQVQQGNQAQYAYKRLKEWGYIK from the coding sequence ATGCATCGTCATCGAAGATCAATCAACGGATTGAGTCGGCGTGAATTTCTCGCCATGACCGGCATGGCGGCCACCGGTTTGGTCATGGGGTGTGCCACCAACCCGGTTACGGGAAGGTCCCAGTTCATGATCATGAGTGAAGAGCAGGAGATCGCCGTTGATCGGAAAAGCGCGCCCCACCAGTTTTCGTCCGATTACGGCATCGTCCAGGACCGTTCCCTGGAGAACTATATCCAGGCCACCGGCAAACGCATGGCCCCCAATACCCACCGTCCGCAGATGCCTTACAATTTCCACTGCGTCAACGCCAACTACGTCAATGCCTATGCCTTTCCCGGCGGAAGCATCGCCTGTACCCGGGGCATTCTCCTGGATCTGGAAAACGAGGCTGAACTGGGCGCCCTGCTGGGCCACGAGCTGGGCCACGTCAACGCCCGCCACACGGCTGCAATCATGTCCAAAGCCCAGGTGGCCAACATGGCCGTAGGGGGGCTGGCGATTCTCACCAGCGTGGCCGTGGGTTCGACCGCCGGCAACCTGGCCGGGCAACTGGGGCAACTGGGCTCCGGCGCTCTGCTGGCCTCTTACAGCCGCGACAACGAGCGCCAGGCGGACAGCCTGGGTATGGAATACATGGCCCGTTCGGGCTACGGCCCGCAGGGGATGGTCGGGCTCATGGAAATGCTCAACAACATGAACCAGCATAAAACCAGCTCCGTGGAGCTTCTATTCGCCACCCATCCCATGTCTGCGGAGCGCTATCGTACGGCGGTCAAAGAAGCCACCAACGACTACCAGCGATACAACGGGCAGCCCCTTAACCGGGAACGCTTCATGGACAACACCGCCGAGCTGAGAAAAAAGCGGGGTGCCATCAAAAAAATGCAGGACGGGGAGACGGCCATGGGCAAGGAAGCGTACGGCCAGGCCGAAAGCCTGTTCAAGGAGGCCCTGGCGCAAACCCCCGACGATTACGCGGGACTGCTGCTCATGGCCAAGTGTCAGTTGATGCAGAAGAAGAATGCGGAAGCCGAACGCTACGTGGAGCGGGCCAAGCAGGCCTACCCCGAAGAGGCCCAAGGCTACCACATCAGCGGAATTACCAAGATCCGCAACAAGCAGTACGAAGCCGCCTACCAGGATTTCAGTGCTTACGAAAAGCGCCTGCCGGGCAACCCCAATACGATTTTTTTCCAGGGATTGTCGCTGGAGGGCATGGAGCAGGTTGAGCAGTCGGCCCGGGCTTACAATTCCTATCTGCAGCAGGTGCAGCAGGGGAATCAGGCGCAGTATGCGTATAAGCGGCTCAAAGAGTGGGGCTACATCAAATAA
- a CDS encoding ATP-binding cassette domain-containing protein, producing the protein MIRLEDLRCTFHAGTPNAKTVIRDLNLTVQTGEFVTIIGSNGAGKTTLFNLISGSLMPTAGKVYIGDTDVTAHPEHKRARYLGRIFQDPLVGTASNMTLEDNMMITCKKGFKWPVISLNRKMRAYFCEQLIHLKMGLESRLKENVSSLSGGQRQALTLLMMVLSGPDIALLDEHTAALDPRNAAIVMDLTTRFVAEHRLTTLMITHNMNHAITYGSRLLMMDAGEIIIDVSGEEKKKLTVPKLLEMFADIRRQEFENDEMLLAGGRKSDD; encoded by the coding sequence ATGATTCGCCTGGAAGACCTCCGATGCACCTTTCACGCCGGAACGCCCAACGCCAAGACCGTCATTCGGGATCTCAATCTGACGGTTCAGACCGGCGAATTCGTCACCATCATCGGCAGCAACGGCGCCGGTAAGACTACTCTGTTCAACCTGATTTCAGGCAGCCTGATGCCCACTGCCGGCAAGGTATACATCGGCGATACGGACGTCACGGCCCACCCGGAGCACAAACGGGCGCGCTATCTGGGACGGATTTTTCAGGACCCGCTGGTGGGCACCGCCTCCAACATGACCCTGGAAGACAACATGATGATCACCTGCAAGAAGGGCTTCAAATGGCCGGTGATCAGTCTCAACCGGAAGATGCGGGCCTATTTCTGCGAGCAGTTGATTCACCTGAAAATGGGGCTCGAATCGCGCCTGAAGGAAAATGTCAGCAGCTTGTCCGGCGGTCAGCGCCAGGCCCTGACCCTGCTGATGATGGTGCTGTCCGGACCGGACATCGCCTTGCTGGACGAGCACACCGCGGCCCTGGATCCGCGCAATGCCGCCATCGTCATGGATCTGACCACCCGGTTCGTGGCCGAACACCGCCTGACCACCCTGATGATCACCCACAACATGAACCACGCCATCACTTACGGCAGCCGGTTGTTGATGATGGACGCCGGTGAAATCATCATCGACGTTTCCGGTGAGGAGAAAAAGAAGCTCACCGTGCCCAAGCTGCTGGAGATGTTCGCCGACATCCGTCGACAGGAGTTCGAGAATGACGAGATGCTGCTGGCGGGAGGGCGGAAGTCGGACGACTGA
- a CDS encoding zinc ribbon domain-containing protein, translated as MFLIAGIQPKTRRVNDNPQRCPSCGLNRAYATRVDHYLSLFFIPLLRVKRGETLLFCENCGQPASGFRTPPPPVPPSGTDAVCVACGQSFDRSYKYCPHCGQRA; from the coding sequence ATGTTTCTGATCGCCGGCATACAACCCAAGACCAGGCGGGTAAACGACAATCCGCAGCGTTGCCCGTCCTGCGGCCTGAATCGGGCCTATGCCACCCGGGTCGACCACTATTTGAGCCTGTTTTTTATTCCCCTGTTGCGGGTCAAGCGGGGCGAGACGCTTCTTTTCTGTGAAAACTGCGGACAGCCGGCCAGCGGTTTCCGAACCCCGCCACCTCCGGTGCCGCCGTCCGGGACCGATGCGGTTTGTGTGGCCTGCGGGCAGTCGTTTGACCGTTCGTATAAGTATTGTCCCCACTGCGGCCAGAGAGCCTGA
- a CDS encoding ATP-binding protein: MKRAYEKLLQDYLSFFPCVALIGSRQCGKTTLLQQLSDDWRIYDLEKQSDFQNIIQDPDLFLRLNPDKIAIDEAQLLPELFPALRVAVDSDRQRTGRFVITGSSSPNLVRSISETLAGRVGIIEMAPFSFCETRQALSPPLFQFLADRVPIEDVVHELKTLGDIRDVHDFWFRGGYPEPWLKQNNRFHSTWMNQYIGTYLYRDVAKLFPGINENRFRQFIQILAGISGNVINYSDVARSLGVSQPTVRDYFQIADGTFLWRTIPAYTRNLLKRTVKHPKGYLRDSGLLHYLLRIPDLDLLVTHPVMGRSWESLVIEEIIRGLNATGTGFDYSYYRTSGGAEVDLILEGEFGLIPFEIKYNQTVSVKRLRALKDFIQEQSCSFGIVINNDERPRLLDDRIAGIPMACF, encoded by the coding sequence ATGAAACGTGCCTATGAAAAATTGCTTCAGGATTATCTTTCCTTTTTTCCCTGTGTGGCCCTTATCGGGTCCCGGCAGTGCGGAAAAACGACGCTTCTACAGCAGCTTTCCGATGACTGGCGGATTTACGATCTCGAAAAACAGAGCGATTTCCAGAACATTATTCAAGACCCCGATCTGTTTCTGCGCTTAAATCCCGACAAAATCGCCATTGACGAAGCCCAACTGCTTCCGGAACTGTTTCCCGCATTGCGCGTTGCCGTGGATAGCGATCGGCAACGCACCGGCCGATTTGTTATCACCGGTTCCAGTTCGCCCAATCTGGTGCGCTCCATTTCCGAAACTCTGGCCGGACGTGTCGGCATCATCGAAATGGCGCCATTTTCATTTTGCGAAACAAGGCAGGCATTGTCGCCGCCATTATTCCAGTTTCTGGCCGACCGTGTGCCCATTGAGGATGTTGTCCATGAACTCAAGACTCTTGGCGATATTCGGGATGTTCATGACTTTTGGTTCAGGGGCGGTTATCCCGAACCATGGCTGAAGCAGAACAACCGTTTTCATTCGACCTGGATGAATCAATATATCGGCACGTACCTGTACCGGGATGTGGCGAAACTGTTTCCCGGCATCAACGAAAACAGATTCAGGCAGTTCATCCAAATTTTAGCCGGTATTTCCGGAAATGTAATTAACTATTCGGACGTGGCGCGATCACTCGGGGTATCCCAACCCACGGTTCGGGACTATTTTCAAATCGCTGACGGAACGTTTTTATGGCGGACCATCCCGGCCTATACGCGAAATTTGCTTAAACGAACGGTCAAGCATCCCAAAGGATACCTTCGTGACAGCGGACTGCTTCACTACCTGCTGCGTATTCCGGATCTGGATTTGTTGGTCACCCATCCGGTAATGGGCCGCTCCTGGGAAAGTCTGGTCATCGAGGAAATCATCCGCGGCCTGAACGCAACCGGCACCGGCTTCGATTATAGCTATTATCGAACCAGCGGGGGCGCTGAAGTCGATCTGATACTCGAAGGTGAATTCGGATTGATTCCATTCGAAATCAAGTACAACCAGACCGTATCCGTAAAGCGGCTGCGCGCCCTGAAAGATTTTATCCAAGAGCAAAGCTGCTCATTCGGCATCGTCATCAACAACGACGAGCGCCCTCGCCTGCTTGATGATCGGATCGCCGGAATTCCAATGGCTTGTTTTTAA
- a CDS encoding DUF2284 domain-containing protein, producing MGDREAANNRCERLTRLEGLACEWGASRAATVATADIVVNDAFAELCRLPDCPVYGLSAGCPPHVGGPFEMRKLLTRYQRAIVLKIDVPTDILLSEERFSVYRVLHEIVAAVEQAAVEKGFSNARAFAGGSCKRIFCADHPDCSVLAGAPCRHPDRARPSMSGYGIDVSRLMNAAGWQMSWITRNTSAEEVPMGALVGMVLVG from the coding sequence ATGGGTGATCGGGAAGCTGCAAACAACCGATGCGAACGGCTGACCCGCCTCGAAGGGTTGGCCTGCGAATGGGGTGCCAGCCGGGCTGCGACCGTTGCCACCGCGGACATCGTCGTCAACGATGCCTTTGCGGAACTTTGCCGCCTTCCGGATTGCCCGGTTTACGGCCTGTCCGCCGGCTGCCCGCCCCATGTCGGCGGCCCTTTTGAAATGCGGAAGCTGCTGACGCGATACCAGCGGGCCATTGTGCTGAAAATCGATGTCCCCACGGATATCCTTCTAAGCGAAGAGCGCTTTTCCGTGTACCGCGTCCTGCACGAAATTGTCGCCGCCGTCGAACAGGCGGCCGTGGAAAAGGGCTTCTCCAACGCCCGGGCCTTTGCCGGGGGGTCCTGCAAACGCATCTTCTGCGCCGATCACCCCGATTGCAGCGTTTTGGCCGGCGCTCCCTGCCGCCACCCGGACCGGGCCCGCCCCTCCATGTCCGGCTACGGCATCGACGTTTCCCGCCTGATGAACGCCGCCGGCTGGCAAATGAGTTGGATCACCCGGAACACTTCCGCTGAAGAAGTCCCCATGGGTGCACTGGTGGGAATGGTGCTGGTGGGCTGA
- a CDS encoding Lpg1974 family pore-forming outer membrane protein: protein MIRNLEARFDAVLEQTRKAQAEANQAKAEAAAAREEAAKAKAELARLKANPAPESNAEAMADKSLVRLPATGPGAVVSFENVYLRPSRSGLDFAVLDEDEVGSDRIAGSYKQVEPGYSSGWRGRMRIETDSGRDIGFGVGKVNGGDSSSAEAGTGSDLWGTWLHANSIIDDNDVTDAEASYDWEQTVADISVGQRLNVGEKLYLRLEAGLRHAKVNQEFDISYIQEVSSTLYRASSIENINKFTGWGPRFGIDFDWKMGLGFDLFGSLGGSLLVGDFNVSYTQFDKAAGSDTWTARVEVEESYDHRLIPVAEARAGIGYAYKLKNGLQMGAKIGYEWQNWFNMVTSQGYMDDVDSQLMETDTTDLSFYGYFFEGFFQF, encoded by the coding sequence ATGATACGCAATCTGGAGGCCAGGTTCGATGCGGTCCTGGAGCAGACACGCAAGGCCCAGGCCGAAGCGAACCAGGCCAAAGCGGAGGCGGCCGCAGCCAGGGAAGAAGCCGCCAAAGCCAAGGCCGAGCTGGCCCGGCTCAAAGCAAATCCGGCTCCTGAATCGAATGCGGAAGCCATGGCCGATAAATCCCTCGTCCGCTTGCCGGCAACTGGCCCCGGAGCTGTTGTATCTTTCGAAAATGTCTATTTGCGGCCCAGCCGCAGCGGGCTCGATTTTGCTGTCCTTGATGAGGACGAAGTCGGCTCTGATCGCATAGCCGGTAGTTACAAACAGGTCGAGCCCGGCTACAGTTCTGGCTGGAGGGGCAGGATGAGAATCGAAACCGATTCGGGAAGAGATATCGGTTTCGGGGTTGGAAAGGTAAACGGGGGAGACTCTTCATCCGCAGAAGCGGGAACGGGCAGCGATCTATGGGGTACCTGGCTCCATGCCAATTCGATCATCGACGACAACGATGTGACCGACGCCGAGGCGAGCTACGACTGGGAGCAGACTGTTGCCGACATCAGCGTCGGCCAGCGGCTGAACGTCGGGGAGAAGCTATACCTGCGGCTCGAGGCAGGATTGCGCCATGCCAAGGTGAATCAGGAATTCGACATCTCCTACATCCAAGAGGTTAGTTCTACTCTTTACCGCGCAAGCTCGATTGAAAATATAAACAAATTTACCGGATGGGGACCGCGTTTCGGCATCGATTTCGACTGGAAAATGGGCCTTGGCTTCGACCTGTTCGGGTCCCTTGGCGGATCGCTGCTGGTGGGGGATTTCAATGTTTCGTACACGCAGTTTGACAAGGCAGCAGGCTCAGACACTTGGACCGCCCGGGTAGAGGTGGAAGAAAGCTATGACCACCGGCTGATACCGGTTGCCGAGGCACGGGCCGGCATCGGTTACGCGTACAAATTGAAAAACGGCTTACAGATGGGCGCCAAAATCGGCTACGAATGGCAGAACTGGTTCAACATGGTGACCAGCCAGGGGTATATGGACGACGTGGACAGCCAACTTATGGAGACGGACACCACGGACCTCAGTTTTTACGGGTATTTTTTCGAAGGCTTTTTCCAGTTCTAA
- a CDS encoding tRNA (cytidine(34)-2'-O)-methyltransferase has product MSDEPERHVVLVAPEIHWNTGNIGRTCLGAGARLHLIRPLGFSLESRQVKRAGLDYWDRVAPDVWDSFDAFCHALNPQDAEVVLLTKSGSRIFWEMPTSRRMFLVFGSETGGLPDEILSRYPEARYRIPINGEIRSLNLSTAAGIVLYESMRNGR; this is encoded by the coding sequence ATGTCCGACGAACCAGAGCGCCATGTGGTGCTGGTGGCCCCGGAAATCCACTGGAACACGGGCAATATCGGCCGTACCTGCCTGGGGGCAGGAGCGCGGCTGCACCTGATTCGACCCCTGGGCTTTTCCCTGGAAAGCCGCCAGGTGAAGCGGGCCGGGCTGGACTACTGGGACCGGGTGGCCCCGGACGTCTGGGACAGCTTCGACGCGTTTTGCCATGCGCTGAATCCGCAGGATGCCGAAGTGGTTCTGCTCACCAAATCCGGTTCCCGGATTTTCTGGGAGATGCCCACATCCCGGCGTATGTTTCTGGTGTTCGGATCCGAAACCGGGGGGCTTCCGGATGAAATCCTCAGCCGCTACCCCGAGGCCCGCTACCGGATTCCCATCAACGGCGAGATCCGTTCATTGAATCTTTCCACGGCGGCCGGCATCGTCTTATACGAAAGCATGCGCAACGGCCGGTGA